The following coding sequences lie in one Listeria ivanovii subsp. londoniensis genomic window:
- a CDS encoding thiamine diphosphokinase, whose protein sequence is MKIINIMVGGPASELPDLEPYTNREIDWIGVDRGAKRLLDRGITPTIALGDFDSLTKEELADLKTKVTHVLEFPAEKDETDTEIGLSWAMDQNPDKIRIFGATGGRLDHLLANLMMLTKPRFQAAVPAVEMIDRYNYIKMYRPGSYTIEKLPDKKYVAFTTMQDVTGLTLNGFVYPLENATYPVGSALSSNEFLDQTGEFSFTSGMILLTQSND, encoded by the coding sequence ATGAAGATTATAAATATCATGGTTGGTGGACCAGCGTCAGAGTTACCCGATTTAGAACCATATACAAATCGCGAAATCGACTGGATTGGTGTGGACCGTGGTGCGAAACGTTTATTAGATAGAGGAATCACACCAACCATAGCATTGGGGGATTTTGATTCCCTCACTAAAGAAGAATTAGCCGATTTAAAAACGAAAGTAACGCACGTTCTTGAGTTTCCAGCCGAAAAAGATGAAACAGATACCGAAATTGGCCTAAGTTGGGCAATGGATCAAAATCCAGATAAAATACGTATCTTTGGGGCAACTGGTGGTCGGTTGGATCATTTACTAGCTAATTTGATGATGCTCACTAAACCACGCTTTCAAGCAGCCGTGCCTGCTGTAGAGATGATTGACCGCTATAACTATATTAAAATGTACAGACCAGGAAGCTACACGATTGAAAAATTACCAGATAAAAAATATGTCGCTTTCACAACGATGCAAGATGTTACCGGACTTACATTAAATGGTTTTGTTTATCCACTCGAAAATGCTACTTACCCGGTAGGCTCTGCACTTTCTAGTAATGAATTTTTGGATCAAACAGGAGAGTTTTCGTTTACTAGTGGAATGATCTTACTGACTCAAAGCAATGATTAA
- the sdaAB gene encoding L-serine ammonia-lyase, iron-sulfur-dependent subunit beta — protein MKFNSVFDIIGPVMIGPSSSHTAGASRIGAIARAVFNEQPSQVDIHLYGSFAKTYKGHGTDVALIGGLLGFEPDDPRMKESPKLAEEWGMRIQFIEEVEEPPHPNTVKLVLKHGMQQMTLIGASIGGGKVEIIRLNEFELEFTGTAPAILILHQDKFGAIAAVSSVIADHKINIGQMKVSRKIKGDEALMVIEVDQQVEQALITKLAELPGIYQVASVMI, from the coding sequence GTGAAATTTAATAGCGTGTTTGATATTATTGGGCCCGTGATGATTGGCCCATCAAGTTCACATACTGCAGGAGCTAGTAGAATTGGCGCGATTGCACGAGCTGTTTTTAATGAACAACCATCCCAAGTAGATATTCATTTATATGGTTCTTTCGCTAAAACATATAAAGGGCACGGAACAGACGTGGCGCTCATTGGCGGATTGCTTGGTTTTGAACCAGATGATCCACGGATGAAAGAATCACCAAAATTAGCAGAAGAATGGGGTATGCGCATTCAGTTTATTGAAGAAGTGGAAGAGCCACCCCATCCGAATACCGTCAAACTGGTGTTAAAACATGGTATGCAGCAAATGACTTTAATAGGGGCATCGATTGGCGGAGGAAAAGTAGAAATTATTCGCTTAAATGAATTTGAACTAGAATTTACTGGAACTGCACCAGCTATTCTTATCTTACATCAAGATAAATTTGGTGCGATTGCAGCGGTATCATCTGTTATTGCAGATCATAAAATTAATATCGGACAAATGAAAGTATCTCGTAAAATAAAAGGCGACGAAGCTTTAATGGTAATTGAAGTAGATCAGCAAGTGGAACAAGCTTTAATTACGAAGCTCGCTGAGTTGCCAGGGATTTATCAAGTAGCAAGTGTGATGATTTAA
- the recG gene encoding ATP-dependent DNA helicase RecG: protein MSELKRIPTTAIKGIGEETAKTLTELGLSTVHDLLWNFPYRYEDYRLRDLSLVAHEERITIQGEVLTEATVAFYGRKKSKLSFRVSTEGQVIKVDFFNQPYLKNKINVGETVTISGKWDKGRAQITASKVKIGVVENEEELEGVYRLKGTLRNKTMQKYTRAAFDTYSSSIEEVIPANLLEKYQLMDRLEAVRVLHFPKNNDELKQARRRMVYEEFLLFQLKMQFFRKIEREKSGGISINYDVEDLRQYIDSLPFALTKAQKRVVNEICGDMLSHFHMNRLLQGDVGSGKTVVASIAMYAAAKSGFQSALMVPTEILAEQHANSLVELLQPFDVTVGLLTSSVKGKRRKELLAMLENGSVDVLIGTHALIQDEVIYHRLGLVITDEQHRFGVAQRRILREKGAYPDVLFMTATPIPRTLAITAFGEMDVSIIDELPAGRKEIETYWVKHQMLDRVIGFMEKEIDKGHQVYIICPLIEESEKLDVQNAIDVFNILQNKWGTKYRPGLMHGKLLPADKEQIMRDFNDKKIDCLVSTTVVEVGVNVPNATMMVIYDADRFGLAQLHQLRGRVGRGADQSYCILIADPKTEVGKERMMIMSETNDGFVVSERDLELRGPGDFFGRKQSGVPEFKVADMVHDYRVLEIARQDAVHMIFEENMLENNQYEKLVALLEGEGVFTEKKLD, encoded by the coding sequence GTGAGTGAACTTAAAAGAATTCCGACAACTGCAATCAAAGGTATTGGGGAAGAAACAGCTAAAACATTAACTGAATTAGGTTTATCTACTGTCCATGATTTGCTTTGGAACTTTCCATATCGCTATGAAGATTACCGGTTGCGGGATCTATCACTCGTAGCCCATGAAGAACGGATTACCATCCAAGGAGAAGTGCTTACGGAGGCTACGGTCGCTTTTTATGGGAGGAAAAAATCCAAGCTTTCTTTTCGAGTCTCTACTGAAGGGCAAGTCATCAAAGTTGATTTTTTTAATCAGCCCTACTTAAAAAATAAAATCAATGTTGGCGAAACAGTCACGATTTCTGGTAAATGGGACAAAGGACGCGCTCAAATCACTGCCAGCAAAGTAAAAATAGGTGTCGTAGAAAATGAAGAAGAGTTAGAGGGTGTGTATAGGCTAAAAGGAACACTTCGGAATAAAACGATGCAAAAATATACACGTGCAGCTTTTGACACCTATAGCAGTTCCATCGAAGAAGTTATCCCAGCTAATTTGCTAGAAAAATATCAGTTAATGGACCGATTGGAAGCTGTTCGAGTGTTACATTTTCCTAAAAATAATGATGAACTAAAACAAGCGCGTCGCCGAATGGTTTACGAAGAATTCTTGCTGTTTCAATTAAAAATGCAATTTTTCCGGAAAATAGAACGTGAAAAATCAGGCGGAATTTCGATTAATTATGATGTGGAAGATTTACGTCAATATATTGATTCGCTTCCATTTGCACTAACCAAAGCACAAAAACGAGTAGTAAATGAAATCTGCGGAGATATGTTATCCCATTTTCATATGAACCGCTTGCTTCAAGGAGATGTAGGTTCAGGTAAAACGGTCGTTGCATCGATTGCGATGTATGCTGCAGCAAAGAGTGGTTTTCAAAGTGCGTTAATGGTACCAACCGAAATTTTGGCAGAACAGCATGCTAATTCCTTAGTAGAACTTTTACAGCCATTTGATGTGACAGTAGGATTACTCACAAGTAGCGTCAAAGGAAAGCGGCGAAAAGAGTTGCTAGCGATGCTTGAAAACGGTTCGGTGGATGTGTTGATTGGCACACACGCCTTAATACAAGATGAAGTTATTTACCACCGACTAGGGCTAGTTATTACAGATGAACAGCACCGGTTTGGTGTAGCACAGCGCCGGATTCTTCGAGAGAAAGGAGCGTATCCGGATGTGCTGTTTATGACCGCAACGCCAATTCCTCGGACACTTGCGATTACTGCTTTTGGCGAAATGGATGTATCGATTATTGATGAACTTCCAGCCGGACGAAAAGAAATCGAAACCTACTGGGTTAAACATCAAATGCTTGACCGCGTCATCGGTTTTATGGAAAAAGAAATTGATAAAGGACATCAAGTGTATATCATCTGTCCATTAATTGAAGAATCCGAAAAACTCGATGTGCAAAATGCGATTGATGTTTTCAATATTCTTCAAAATAAATGGGGAACAAAATATCGGCCAGGTTTAATGCATGGGAAATTGTTGCCAGCAGACAAAGAACAAATTATGCGCGACTTTAATGATAAGAAAATTGATTGTTTAGTTTCGACGACCGTTGTGGAAGTTGGAGTGAATGTGCCAAATGCGACAATGATGGTTATTTATGATGCGGATCGGTTTGGTTTAGCACAGTTACATCAATTACGTGGGCGAGTAGGACGTGGAGCAGATCAATCCTACTGTATACTCATCGCGGATCCAAAAACAGAAGTCGGTAAAGAACGAATGATGATTATGTCTGAAACAAATGACGGTTTTGTTGTCAGTGAACGTGACTTAGAACTTCGTGGTCCAGGAGATTTCTTCGGCAGAAAACAAAGCGGTGTTCCTGAGTTTAAAGTAGCGGATATGGTCCATGATTATCGCGTACTTGAAATTGCTCGCCAAGACGCG
- the sdaAA gene encoding L-serine ammonia-lyase, iron-sulfur-dependent, subunit alpha has product MFRTVAELVDIAERENLTIAEIMINRERTISGLPREEIIAAMERNLDIMEEAIKEGEAGVTSTTGLTGGDAVLMQDYIKKGDFLSGEVLLDSVAKAIATNEVNASMGVICATPTAGSAGVVPGVLFSLKDRLQMTRDDMVNFLFTAGAFGYVVANNAFISGAAGGCQAEIGSASAMASAAIVAAAGGTPEESAHAMAMTMKNMLGLVCDPVAGLVEVPCVKRNALGSSQAIISADMALAGIKSRIPCDEVIEAMHRVGLQMPSSLRETAEGGLAATPTGRAIQRKIFGLSPEDTSE; this is encoded by the coding sequence ATGTTTAGAACTGTAGCAGAATTAGTAGATATCGCAGAACGTGAGAATCTAACAATTGCTGAAATCATGATAAATCGTGAAAGGACTATTTCGGGTTTACCGCGGGAAGAAATAATTGCTGCGATGGAACGGAATTTAGATATTATGGAAGAAGCTATTAAAGAAGGCGAAGCGGGGGTTACCTCAACTACTGGTTTAACTGGTGGAGATGCGGTCTTAATGCAAGACTATATCAAAAAAGGTGATTTTCTGTCTGGAGAAGTTTTACTTGATTCTGTTGCAAAAGCTATTGCAACTAATGAAGTGAATGCATCTATGGGCGTCATTTGCGCAACACCAACTGCTGGAAGTGCTGGAGTGGTTCCAGGTGTATTGTTTTCTTTAAAAGATAGGTTGCAAATGACGCGTGACGATATGGTTAACTTTTTATTCACGGCGGGGGCTTTCGGTTATGTAGTTGCGAACAATGCCTTTATTAGTGGGGCAGCTGGCGGGTGCCAAGCGGAAATTGGTTCTGCAAGCGCAATGGCATCAGCCGCAATTGTGGCAGCAGCAGGAGGAACGCCAGAAGAATCTGCCCATGCAATGGCAATGACGATGAAAAATATGCTTGGCCTTGTTTGTGACCCAGTAGCTGGACTTGTCGAAGTACCCTGTGTAAAACGAAATGCACTTGGGTCTTCACAAGCGATTATTTCTGCAGATATGGCGCTAGCAGGAATTAAAAGTCGTATTCCTTGTGATGAAGTCATTGAAGCAATGCATCGTGTGGGGTTACAAATGCCAAGCTCTCTAAGAGAAACGGCAGAAGGAGGATTGGCGGCTACACCGACTGGACGTGCGATTCAGCGGAAGATATTTGGCTTGTCGCCAGAAGATACAAGTGAGTGA
- the pknB gene encoding Stk1 family PASTA domain-containing Ser/Thr kinase, with the protein MMIGKRLNDRYKILHAIGGGGMANVYLAHDIILDRDVAVKILRIDLADESNLIRRFQREAQSATSLVHPNIVSVYDVGEENDLHYIVMEHVDGMDLKQYIHENHPISYEKAVDIMLQIVSAVAVAHQHHIIHRDLKPQNILIDHDGVVKITDFGIAMALSETSITQTNSLLGSVHYLSPEQARGGMATQKSDIYSLGIVLYELLTGKVPFDGESAVSIAIKHLQADIPSARTQNPEIPQSLENIIIKATAKDPFLRYQNAEEMEKDLQTCLNKDRLNEPKYVFKADDGDTKTIPIIATKEAMQNSDNTIVPKGKVAAEEVTEEDKKGKKKKKMSKKKKIAWIVFSVIIAFIIAILLLWMLGKGPEEIAVPDVSGKTEDQAIALLQKDGFVIGKTAEKNSDDVEEGKVINTDPDAGEMKEKGTKVNLFVSIGSKKITMDDYTGRSYDDTKELLEEQGFNNISSEEAYSSDVDKGMIISQTPSAGTNVVAKSTDVKFVVSKGAEPITLKDLRGYTKTAVEDYASPLGLKVSSSEENSDSVEKGQVISQSPSSGTTMNPGDTIEIVISAGPKEKAVKEVTKTFNISYTPSDEENPEPQHIQIYIQDKDHSMTSAYREMDISQNTSVEVTFQIEEGTSGGYKIISDDKVIDEGTVPYPN; encoded by the coding sequence ATGATGATTGGTAAACGTCTAAATGATCGATATAAAATCTTACATGCTATAGGCGGCGGTGGAATGGCCAATGTTTATCTTGCTCATGATATTATTCTAGACCGTGACGTTGCAGTAAAGATTTTACGCATTGATTTAGCAGATGAAAGTAATCTTATACGCCGTTTTCAACGAGAAGCGCAATCTGCAACAAGTTTAGTTCACCCTAATATAGTCAGTGTCTATGATGTTGGTGAAGAAAATGACTTGCACTATATCGTTATGGAGCATGTCGATGGAATGGACTTAAAACAATACATCCACGAAAACCACCCAATTAGCTACGAAAAAGCAGTCGATATTATGCTGCAAATCGTTTCCGCAGTGGCTGTCGCGCATCAACACCATATTATTCACCGCGATTTGAAACCGCAAAATATCTTAATTGACCATGATGGTGTCGTGAAAATTACTGATTTTGGGATTGCGATGGCGCTTTCTGAAACCTCTATTACCCAAACGAATTCTCTTCTTGGCTCTGTCCACTACTTATCACCAGAACAAGCTCGTGGCGGGATGGCAACGCAAAAATCAGATATTTATTCACTCGGAATCGTTTTATATGAATTACTTACAGGAAAAGTACCGTTTGACGGAGAATCAGCTGTATCCATTGCGATTAAGCATTTACAAGCAGATATTCCTTCCGCAAGAACACAAAATCCAGAAATCCCTCAAAGCTTAGAAAATATCATCATTAAAGCAACTGCAAAAGATCCATTTCTCCGTTACCAAAATGCCGAAGAAATGGAAAAAGACTTACAAACTTGCTTAAATAAAGACCGTCTTAATGAACCAAAATATGTTTTCAAAGCAGATGATGGTGATACAAAAACTATCCCAATCATTGCAACAAAAGAAGCGATGCAAAATTCAGATAATACCATTGTCCCTAAAGGAAAAGTGGCCGCAGAAGAAGTAACGGAAGAAGATAAAAAAGGCAAGAAAAAGAAAAAAATGAGTAAGAAAAAGAAAATTGCTTGGATTGTTTTTTCAGTAATTATCGCCTTTATTATCGCTATCTTATTACTTTGGATGCTCGGTAAAGGACCAGAAGAAATTGCTGTACCAGATGTTTCAGGGAAGACGGAAGACCAAGCCATTGCCTTGCTTCAAAAAGATGGTTTTGTCATTGGTAAAACCGCTGAAAAAAATAGCGATGATGTAGAAGAAGGAAAAGTGATTAATACGGACCCTGATGCTGGTGAAATGAAAGAAAAAGGAACCAAAGTAAACTTGTTCGTAAGTATCGGTTCTAAAAAAATCACGATGGATGACTACACTGGTCGAAGTTATGATGATACAAAAGAATTACTAGAAGAACAAGGCTTTAATAATATTTCGTCCGAAGAGGCTTATAGTTCTGATGTAGATAAAGGAATGATTATTAGCCAAACACCATCAGCAGGAACGAATGTCGTAGCGAAATCGACGGATGTAAAATTTGTCGTAAGTAAAGGCGCAGAACCAATTACCTTGAAAGATCTTCGCGGATATACTAAAACAGCCGTGGAAGATTATGCGTCACCTCTTGGACTTAAAGTATCCAGCTCGGAAGAAAACTCTGATTCAGTTGAAAAAGGACAAGTTATTTCGCAGTCCCCTTCATCTGGAACCACGATGAATCCAGGCGATACGATTGAAATAGTTATCTCTGCCGGACCGAAAGAAAAAGCAGTTAAAGAAGTAACAAAAACATTTAATATTTCCTATACACCAAGTGATGAAGAAAATCCAGAGCCACAACATATTCAAATCTATATTCAAGATAAGGATCATAGTATGACAAGTGCTTACCGTGAAATGGATATTAGCCAAAATACATCGGTAGAAGTCACTTTCCAAATAGAAGAAGGTACGAGCGGTGGCTATAAAATTATTAGTGATGATAAAGTAATCGATGAAGGTACGGTTCCATATCCAAACTAA
- a CDS encoding DAK2 domain-containing protein — protein sequence MSIYQLDSEKFAAMIALGAENLAKNADFVDSLNVFPVPDGDTGTNMNLSMTSGAEEVAKNDKETISAVGENLAKGLLMGARGNSGVILSQLFRGFSKAIENKETLNAEEFAGAFVKGVETAYKAVMKPVEGTILTVAREAAKAGVQAASEHQDIELVMEAILKQGKVALEKTPDLLPVLKEVGVVDSGGQGLIIIYEGFYGVLTGKMAEAPDYMAFMGELINAEHHRHVQDFMSTEDIHFGYCTEIIVKINENKPGLKPFDEEKFRQDLSELGDSLLVAADEEVVKVHVHVEHPGEVLNYGQQYGSLLKMKVENMREQHSEIVSDEKEVAKDKAPYGIVTVSAGDGMKKLFESMGVSVVLSGGQTMNPSTEDIVKAIESANAEQVFVLPNNKNIQMAAEQAAQLLGEDKVQIIPTKTIPQGLTAVLAFQPEQDFQANAAAMKAAIKEVASGQVTTAVRDTTVEGIKIKKDSFIGMVEGKIKVSCETLEEASYETLEKLLDDDSEIVTIIFGEESDLTTTEKLADQITEAYPDVEVEIHEGNQPVYPYIFAVE from the coding sequence GTGAGTATATATCAGTTAGACTCAGAGAAATTTGCAGCAATGATAGCGCTTGGAGCAGAGAATTTAGCGAAGAATGCTGATTTTGTTGATTCATTAAACGTCTTTCCGGTTCCAGATGGTGACACGGGAACAAATATGAACTTATCCATGACAAGCGGTGCAGAAGAAGTCGCGAAAAATGACAAAGAAACGATTAGTGCTGTTGGAGAAAATCTGGCAAAAGGCTTGCTGATGGGCGCGCGTGGAAATTCTGGCGTTATTTTATCACAACTTTTCCGAGGATTTTCCAAAGCAATTGAAAATAAAGAAACATTAAATGCAGAAGAATTTGCTGGAGCTTTCGTAAAAGGGGTGGAAACAGCTTATAAAGCAGTGATGAAGCCAGTAGAAGGAACGATTCTTACGGTTGCTCGTGAGGCTGCTAAAGCAGGTGTACAAGCCGCTAGCGAACATCAAGACATCGAATTAGTAATGGAAGCAATATTGAAACAGGGGAAAGTGGCATTAGAAAAAACACCAGATTTACTTCCTGTTTTAAAAGAAGTTGGTGTGGTTGATAGTGGTGGACAAGGCCTTATCATTATTTATGAAGGCTTTTATGGCGTATTAACTGGCAAAATGGCAGAAGCACCTGATTATATGGCTTTTATGGGTGAGTTAATCAATGCGGAACATCACCGTCATGTGCAAGATTTTATGTCTACCGAAGATATTCATTTTGGTTATTGTACTGAAATTATCGTCAAAATTAATGAAAACAAACCTGGTTTAAAACCTTTTGATGAAGAAAAATTTCGCCAAGATTTAAGCGAACTAGGCGATTCCTTACTTGTTGCAGCGGATGAGGAAGTCGTAAAAGTCCACGTCCATGTGGAACATCCCGGCGAAGTTTTGAATTATGGGCAACAATATGGTAGTTTGCTTAAAATGAAAGTAGAAAATATGCGCGAACAACATAGCGAAATTGTTAGTGATGAAAAAGAAGTTGCAAAAGACAAAGCACCATACGGGATTGTTACCGTTTCTGCTGGCGATGGTATGAAGAAACTTTTTGAAAGCATGGGCGTATCCGTTGTGCTTTCCGGTGGACAAACAATGAATCCAAGTACAGAAGATATTGTTAAAGCGATTGAATCAGCAAATGCTGAGCAAGTTTTCGTACTTCCAAATAATAAAAACATCCAAATGGCAGCTGAACAAGCGGCTCAACTTTTAGGCGAAGATAAAGTCCAAATCATTCCAACTAAAACGATTCCACAAGGATTGACTGCTGTGCTAGCATTTCAACCAGAGCAAGATTTTCAGGCAAATGCAGCAGCGATGAAAGCTGCAATAAAAGAAGTTGCTAGCGGACAAGTCACAACTGCGGTTCGCGATACAACAGTGGAAGGCATCAAAATCAAAAAAGACAGCTTTATTGGCATGGTAGAAGGCAAAATAAAAGTAAGCTGTGAAACTTTGGAAGAAGCTTCATACGAAACATTAGAAAAACTACTAGATGATGATAGTGAAATTGTGACTATTATCTTTGGTGAAGAGTCGGATTTAACTACTACAGAAAAATTAGCGGACCAAATAACAGAAGCGTATCCCGACGTAGAAGTAGAAATTCATGAAGGAAACCAACCTGTATACCCATATATTTTCGCAGTGGAGTAA
- the rsgA gene encoding ribosome small subunit-dependent GTPase A, which produces MLEGQIIKALSGFYYVFSEGKVYQCRARGNFRKRNISPLVGDDVEFQIENKTDGYILDVMSRENALVRPPVANIDVAILVFSAVEPDFSTNLADRFLVAIEKEDIQPVICISKMDLTTEAEKEQIALYKEVYETIGYEVFETNQEPDKEAIKDYISGKTAVIAGQSGVGKSTLLNSLNSDLTLKTAEISTSLGRGKHTTRHVELMPIGDGFVADTPGFSSIEWDDLQPETLQFCFPEIEDRRSGCKFRGCLHDNEPNCAVKTAVEANEIADFRYQHYIQILQELKNRKPRY; this is translated from the coding sequence GTGCTGGAAGGACAAATTATCAAAGCATTGAGTGGATTTTACTATGTTTTCTCAGAAGGAAAAGTATACCAATGTCGAGCACGAGGGAATTTTAGGAAACGAAATATTTCACCACTTGTAGGTGATGACGTCGAGTTCCAAATTGAAAATAAAACAGATGGTTACATTTTAGATGTGATGTCACGGGAAAATGCATTAGTTCGTCCTCCCGTGGCCAATATTGATGTGGCAATTTTAGTATTTTCTGCAGTTGAACCGGATTTCTCGACCAATTTAGCAGATAGATTCCTCGTTGCTATCGAAAAAGAAGACATCCAACCTGTTATTTGCATCAGCAAAATGGATTTAACAACCGAAGCAGAAAAAGAACAAATTGCCCTTTATAAAGAAGTTTATGAAACGATTGGCTATGAAGTTTTTGAAACCAATCAAGAACCAGATAAAGAAGCGATTAAAGACTATATTAGTGGGAAAACTGCTGTTATAGCCGGTCAATCAGGCGTTGGGAAATCTACCCTTTTAAACAGCTTAAATAGCGACCTAACTTTAAAGACGGCCGAAATCTCCACTTCACTCGGTCGCGGGAAACATACAACCAGACATGTAGAGCTTATGCCAATTGGAGACGGATTTGTTGCCGATACACCTGGCTTTAGCTCGATTGAATGGGATGATTTGCAGCCAGAAACATTACAATTTTGTTTTCCAGAAATAGAAGATAGACGTAGTGGTTGTAAATTCCGTGGTTGTTTGCATGACAACGAACCTAACTGCGCCGTGAAAACAGCTGTAGAAGCTAATGAAATAGCAGATTTTCGTTATCAACACTATATCCAAATTTTACAAGAATTAAAAAACAGAAAGCCGAGGTATTAA
- the rpmB gene encoding 50S ribosomal protein L28 — protein MAKECVITGRKSRSGNKRSHAMNSSKRTWKANLQKVRILVNGKPKKVWVSARALKSGKVERV, from the coding sequence ATGGCTAAAGAATGTGTTATTACAGGCCGCAAATCACGTTCCGGTAACAAACGTTCCCACGCAATGAACTCCAGCAAACGTACTTGGAAAGCTAACTTGCAAAAAGTACGGATTCTGGTTAACGGCAAACCTAAAAAAGTTTGGGTATCTGCTCGTGCGCTGAAATCTGGTAAAGTGGAACGCGTTTAA
- the rpe gene encoding ribulose-phosphate 3-epimerase yields MGKIAPSILSADFANLARDIKEVENCGADYIHVDVMDGHFVPNITFGPAVVKAIRPETKLPLDVHLMIENPDMYIPEFAKAGADYITVHVEACTHLHRTLQLIRTYGVKAGAVLNPATPIDVLQHVLNELDMVLFMTVNPGFGGQKFIPEVLEKITAFKQIIDEKELDIEIEVDGGVDHETAKLCRDAGANVFVAGSYIYGNKNRQSPIDKLRAVVGE; encoded by the coding sequence ATGGGAAAAATAGCTCCTTCGATTTTAAGTGCAGACTTTGCGAATCTTGCAAGAGATATAAAAGAAGTAGAAAATTGCGGCGCGGATTATATCCATGTTGATGTAATGGATGGTCATTTTGTTCCAAATATTACATTTGGTCCTGCTGTAGTAAAGGCGATTCGACCAGAAACAAAACTACCACTCGATGTTCACTTAATGATTGAAAATCCGGATATGTATATTCCTGAATTTGCGAAAGCTGGCGCGGATTATATTACTGTTCATGTGGAGGCCTGTACTCACTTGCACCGCACATTGCAACTGATTCGCACGTACGGAGTAAAAGCTGGAGCTGTTCTTAATCCAGCGACGCCAATTGATGTTTTACAACACGTTTTAAATGAACTAGATATGGTTTTATTTATGACTGTGAACCCAGGATTTGGCGGACAAAAATTCATTCCCGAGGTTCTAGAAAAAATTACTGCTTTCAAACAAATTATCGACGAAAAAGAGTTAGATATCGAAATAGAAGTAGATGGTGGAGTAGACCATGAAACAGCCAAACTTTGCCGGGATGCAGGAGCGAATGTTTTTGTAGCTGGAAGTTATATTTATGGGAATAAAAATCGTCAAAGTCCGATTGATAAATTACGTGCTGTTGTAGGAGAATAA
- a CDS encoding Asp23/Gls24 family envelope stress response protein: MAIEIDTKLGKIDITSDVIATIAGGAAEENFGIVGMASRHQIRDGLTDILRRENYTKGVIVRQEEEGIHIDMYIIVSFGTKISEVAHNVQERVKYTLEKTLGITVESVNIYVQGVRVIKES; encoded by the coding sequence ATGGCAATTGAAATCGACACAAAGCTTGGCAAAATTGATATTACTAGTGATGTTATTGCGACGATTGCTGGTGGTGCTGCAGAAGAAAATTTCGGTATCGTTGGTATGGCAAGTAGACATCAAATTCGTGATGGTTTAACCGATATTCTTAGAAGAGAAAATTATACAAAAGGTGTTATTGTAAGACAAGAGGAAGAAGGTATTCATATCGACATGTATATCATTGTTAGCTTTGGAACGAAAATTTCTGAAGTAGCACACAATGTGCAAGAACGCGTGAAATATACTTTAGAAAAAACACTCGGTATTACAGTGGAGTCAGTGAATATTTATGTTCAAGGTGTCCGAGTAATCAAGGAATCTTAA